In the Acropora muricata isolate sample 2 chromosome 1, ASM3666990v1, whole genome shotgun sequence genome, one interval contains:
- the LOC136914177 gene encoding uncharacterized protein, which produces MSKKSFLCCFCKEDDDRNKDNERKPLLRNKPKSARSPHGNDENAFSDDGSDFHERSHGYSPVKDVSEKPLGSPCRNSENAFSDGSDFYAVPEVSVKDGKPSRSFEKSASKSTADSAKGAEGVEQQKSKELELKGLTYQSWIASSTISKRHSTRSFKIARNLENTATILSRKLCSH; this is translated from the exons ATGAGCAAGAAATCATTCCTTTGCTGCTTTTGT AAGGAAGACGACGATCGGAATAAAGACAACGAGAGAAAGCCTCTTCTTAGGAATAAGCCG AAATCCGCAAGAAGTCCGCATGGGAATGATGAAAACGCGTTTTCTGATGATGGATCAGATTTCCACGAACGCAGTCACGGTTACTCCCCAGTGAAAGATGTTTCTGAA AAACCCTTAGGGAGTCCGTGTCGGAATAGTGAAAACGCATTTTCTGATGGATCTGATTTCTACGCTGTTCCTGAAGTGAGTGTTAAAGATGGAAAACCCAGCAGATCCTTTGAGAAGTCTGCTTCAAAATCAACGGCGGATTCCGCTAAAGGAGCAGAGGGAGTCGAACAACAGAAAAGTAAAGAGCTTGAATTGAAAGGTTTGACATACCAGAGTTGGATTGCAtcttcaacgatttcaaaacgTCATTCGACCCGTTCGTTCAAAATCGCCAGGAATTTGGAAAACACGGCGACGATTCTTTCAAGAAAGCTATGCAGTCATTAA
- the LOC136914198 gene encoding intraflagellar transport protein 46 homolog isoform X1 encodes MADSDDERRKLVVNQPYDESLEVNDDEEVASTFTPSPRPPGGKTLTGYNPAIGSISMTDQSDDEFDHDNLVEAKEAPGGYAKRQESVGKERPGRPTGQEMSNQKNDDEEDDDRDDASDSSDDEDDEDDGHGTALVGAYDPADYEHLHVSQEIKELFQYITRYTPQAIDLEHKLKPFNPDFIPAVGDIDAFLKVTRPDGKPETLGLVVLDEPMAKQSDPTVLDLQLRTISKQTNLKAMTVRSIEDPEKNPKAVDNWIDSIRELHRQKPAPTVHYQRNMPDIEPLMQEWPAEFEELLNQVGLPTADLDVELSQYVDVVCGILDIPVHNNRIHALHVLFTLFSEFKNSQHFHQLAKDNQLSNDLRQDGGNNENMGNITAATEKITLSDGDAQTMSFDD; translated from the exons ATGGCTGACTCCGATGACGAGAGAAGGAAG ctTGTTGTGAATCAACCTTATGATGAGTCTCTCGAAGTAAACGACGACGAAGAAGTAGCCAGCACATTTACTCCAAGCCCAAGACCTCCTGGAGGGAAAACATTAACAGGCTATAATCCAG CGATTGGATCCATCTCCATGACTGATCAGAGTGACGACGAGTTTGATCATGATAACCTGGTTGAAGCAAAG GAAGCTCCCGGTGGTTACGCTAAACGCCAAGAATCAGTGGGCAAGGAGCGGCCTGGGAGACCAACAGGCCAAGAGATGTCAAATCAGAAAAATGATGATGAAGAGGATGATGACAGAGATGATGCAAGTGACAGTTCTGATGACGAAGATGATGAGGATGATGGACATGGAACTGCTTTGGTTGG aGCCTATGACCCTGCAGACTACGAACATCTTCATGTGAGTCAAGAAATCAAGGAGCTCTTCCAGTATATCACAAG gtataCACCTCAAGCAATTGATTTGGAACATAAATTGAAGCCATTTAATCCTGATTTTATACCAGCTGTTGGAGATATTGATGCATTTCTGAAG GTAACACGTCCAGATGGTAAACCAGAGACCCTTGGATTAGTTGTACTTGATGAGCCAATGGCTAAGCAATCAGACCCCACAG TTCTGGATCTCCAGCTGAGGACGATCTCAAAACAGACAAACCTGAAAGCAATG ACAGTACGGAGTATTGAAGATCCAGAAAAGAACCCCAAGGCTGTGGATAACTGGATTGACAGCATAAG AGAGCTTCACCGTCAGAAGCCAGCACCTACAGTGCACTACCAACGGAATATGCCTGACATTGAGCCCCTTATGCAAGAATGGCCCGCAGAATTTGAAGAACTGCTAAATCAG GTTGGCCTTCCCACTGCTGATCTGGATGTTGAGTTAAGTCAGTATGTCGATGTTGTATGTG GAATTCTTGATATTCCAGTGCATAACAACAGAATACATGCCCTTCACGTGCTGTTTACTCTGTTTTCAGAGTTCAAGAACTCACAG CATTTTCATCAACTGGCAAAAGACAATCAGTTATCTAACGATTTGCGGCAGGATGGTGGCAACAACGAGAACATGGGAAATATCACAGCTGCTACTGAGAAAATTACACTGAGTGATGGAGATGCACAAACTATGAGCTTTGATGACTAG
- the LOC136914198 gene encoding intraflagellar transport protein 46 homolog isoform X2: protein MTDQSDDEFDHDNLVEAKEAPGGYAKRQESVGKERPGRPTGQEMSNQKNDDEEDDDRDDASDSSDDEDDEDDGHGTALVGAYDPADYEHLHVSQEIKELFQYITRYTPQAIDLEHKLKPFNPDFIPAVGDIDAFLKVTRPDGKPETLGLVVLDEPMAKQSDPTVLDLQLRTISKQTNLKAMTVRSIEDPEKNPKAVDNWIDSIRELHRQKPAPTVHYQRNMPDIEPLMQEWPAEFEELLNQVGLPTADLDVELSQYVDVVCGILDIPVHNNRIHALHVLFTLFSEFKNSQHFHQLAKDNQLSNDLRQDGGNNENMGNITAATEKITLSDGDAQTMSFDD from the exons ATGACTGATCAGAGTGACGACGAGTTTGATCATGATAACCTGGTTGAAGCAAAG GAAGCTCCCGGTGGTTACGCTAAACGCCAAGAATCAGTGGGCAAGGAGCGGCCTGGGAGACCAACAGGCCAAGAGATGTCAAATCAGAAAAATGATGATGAAGAGGATGATGACAGAGATGATGCAAGTGACAGTTCTGATGACGAAGATGATGAGGATGATGGACATGGAACTGCTTTGGTTGG aGCCTATGACCCTGCAGACTACGAACATCTTCATGTGAGTCAAGAAATCAAGGAGCTCTTCCAGTATATCACAAG gtataCACCTCAAGCAATTGATTTGGAACATAAATTGAAGCCATTTAATCCTGATTTTATACCAGCTGTTGGAGATATTGATGCATTTCTGAAG GTAACACGTCCAGATGGTAAACCAGAGACCCTTGGATTAGTTGTACTTGATGAGCCAATGGCTAAGCAATCAGACCCCACAG TTCTGGATCTCCAGCTGAGGACGATCTCAAAACAGACAAACCTGAAAGCAATG ACAGTACGGAGTATTGAAGATCCAGAAAAGAACCCCAAGGCTGTGGATAACTGGATTGACAGCATAAG AGAGCTTCACCGTCAGAAGCCAGCACCTACAGTGCACTACCAACGGAATATGCCTGACATTGAGCCCCTTATGCAAGAATGGCCCGCAGAATTTGAAGAACTGCTAAATCAG GTTGGCCTTCCCACTGCTGATCTGGATGTTGAGTTAAGTCAGTATGTCGATGTTGTATGTG GAATTCTTGATATTCCAGTGCATAACAACAGAATACATGCCCTTCACGTGCTGTTTACTCTGTTTTCAGAGTTCAAGAACTCACAG CATTTTCATCAACTGGCAAAAGACAATCAGTTATCTAACGATTTGCGGCAGGATGGTGGCAACAACGAGAACATGGGAAATATCACAGCTGCTACTGAGAAAATTACACTGAGTGATGGAGATGCACAAACTATGAGCTTTGATGACTAG
- the LOC136914222 gene encoding dynein regulatory complex protein 12-like: MPPKKKKGKGKKKKKKDEKTELTIEDKYKKTMQEIGVLKDELAARTEIARRSKDTADRMKERMKEAKEEVESEQQNKLDISSDLTRQYKTMQSEMALRIHMLEQTVNKLREQLAMTEEELKKTRKERDDIRREKDEIIAELQFKIDHMESAYESVLHDAFDRMADKVEEARTTWESKSSGIQERNKQLLLEFGLNPLEI; encoded by the exons ATGccaccaaagaagaaaaagggcaagggaaagaaaaagaagaagaaggatg AAAAAACCGAATTGACGATCGAAGATAAGTACAAGAAAACTATGCAGGAAATAGGAGTTCTAAAAGATGAACTTG CTGCTAGGACTGAGATTGCTCGAAGATCCAAAGATACTGCAGACCGTATGAAAGAGAGAATGAAAGAAGCAAAGGAGGAAGTTGAGTCAGAACAGCAGAATAAACTGGACATTTCTTCAG ATCTTACTCGTCAATACAAAACAATGCAGTCAGAGATGGCACTCAGAATACACATGCTTGAACAAACTGTCAATAAGCTCAGAGAACAGCTGG CAATGACTGAGGAAGAACTTAAAAAGACCAGAAAAGAACGCGACGATATTCGCAGAGAAAAGGATGAAATAATTGCAGAACTTCAGTTTAAAATTGACCACATGGAATCAGCATATGAAAGCGTGCTTCAT GATGCCTTTGATAGAATGGCAGACAAAGTTGAAGAAGCCAGGACAACATGGGAGAGCAAGTCATCAGGGATAcaagaaagaaataaacagCTCCTTTTGGAGTTTGGCTTAAATCCACTGGAAATCTGA